In Phycisphaerae bacterium, one genomic interval encodes:
- a CDS encoding TIM barrel protein, with protein sequence MELGLCIEMALTKLPFEQRLTKAAELGFKNVEMWFVDGSFQGAPEDLAKLAADAKVRITNTVIGAPDGSLGGGLTNPANRDQWLERARFTLGFNKRAGIGATIVCTGNEVEGLSDQQMLDSVIEGLKPTVEMAENAQITLLLEPLNTTYDHAGYFVRSSDLGAEICRKLNSPRMKMLFDCYHMQIMDGDLVKHIERNIDVIGHFHSAGVPGRNEVFKGEINYPFVLDRIEQLGYQGVFALEFAPSMDDVESLKKTRQYLGRS encoded by the coding sequence ATGGAACTGGGACTGTGCATTGAAATGGCCCTGACCAAGCTGCCGTTCGAGCAGCGGCTGACCAAGGCGGCGGAACTGGGCTTCAAGAACGTGGAAATGTGGTTCGTCGACGGCAGCTTCCAGGGCGCGCCGGAAGACCTGGCGAAGCTGGCGGCCGACGCGAAGGTGCGCATCACCAACACCGTGATCGGCGCGCCGGACGGTTCGCTGGGCGGCGGGCTGACCAACCCGGCCAACCGCGATCAGTGGCTCGAACGGGCACGCTTCACCCTCGGCTTCAACAAGCGGGCCGGCATCGGCGCCACCATCGTCTGCACGGGCAACGAGGTCGAAGGGCTGAGCGACCAGCAGATGCTCGACTCGGTGATCGAAGGCCTCAAGCCGACCGTCGAAATGGCGGAGAACGCCCAGATCACGCTGCTGCTGGAGCCGCTGAACACCACCTACGACCACGCCGGTTACTTCGTCCGCTCCAGCGACCTCGGCGCCGAGATCTGCCGCAAGCTCAACTCGCCGCGGATGAAGATGCTCTTTGACTGCTATCACATGCAGATCATGGACGGCGATCTGGTCAAGCACATCGAGCGCAACATCGACGTGATCGGCCACTTCCACTCCGCCGGCGTGCCCGGCCGCAACGAAGTCTTCAAGGGCGAGATCAACTACCCGTTCGTCCTCGATCGGATCGAACAGCTCGGCTACCAGGGCGTCTTCGCCCTCGAATTCGCCCCCTCGATGGACGACGTCGAATCGCTCAAGAAGACCCGGCAGTATCTGGGACGAAGCTGA